A genomic stretch from Capricornis sumatraensis isolate serow.1 chromosome 4, serow.2, whole genome shotgun sequence includes:
- the TOB2 gene encoding protein Tob2 — translation MQLEIKVALNFIISYLYNKLPRRRADLFGEELERLLKKKYEGHWYPDKPLKGSGFRCVHIGEIVDPVVELAAKRSGLAVEDVRANVPEELSVWIDPFEVSYQIGEKGAVKVLYVDDSEGCVAPELDKEIKSSFNPDAQVFVPIGSQDSSLSNSPSPSFGQSPSPTFIPRSAQPITFTTASFAATKFGSTKMKKGGGATGGGGVASGGAGGPQPPQQQPRLARSPTNNLLKQKSLSLSLHSLNFITANPAPQSQLSPNAKEFVYNGGGSPSLFFDGADGPGSGSPASFGGSGAGTCNSSSFDVAQVFGGGANSLFLEKTPFVEGLSYNLNTMQYPSQPFQPVVLAN, via the coding sequence ATGCAGCTGGAGATCAAAGTAGCCCTGAATTTCATCATCTCCTACCTGTACAACAAGCTGCCCCGGCGCCGGGCAGACCTGTTTGGCGAGGAGCTCGAGCGACtcttgaaaaagaaatatgaaggCCACTGGTACCCCGACAAGCCGCTGAAGGGCTCTGGCTTCCGCTGTGTCCACATCGGGGAGATAGTGGACCCCGTGGTGGAGCTGGCTGCCAAGCGGAGTGGCCTGGCGGTGGAGGACGTGCGGGCCAATGTGCCCGAGGAGCTGAGCGTCTGGATTGACCCTTTTGAGGTGTCCTACCAGATTGGTGAGAAGggggctgtgaaagtgctgtacgtGGATGACAGCGAGGGCTGTGTTGCCCCCGAGCTGGACAAGGAGATCAAGAGCAGCTTCAACCCCGACGCCCAGGTCTTCGTGCCCATCGGCAGCCAGGACAGCTCCCTGTCCAACTCCCCATCCCCGTCCTTTGGCCAGTCACCCAGCCCGACCTTCATCCCCCGCTCGGCCCAGCCCATCACTTTTACCACCGCCTCCTTTGCAGCCACCAAGTTTGGTTCCACCAAGATGAAGAAGGGGGGTGGGGccacaggtgggggtggggtggccagCGGGGGTGCAGGCGGCCCGCAGCCCCCACAGCAGCAGCCTCGCCTGGCCCGCTCTCCCACCAACAACCTGCTGAAGCAGAAGAGCCTCTCTCTGTCCCTGCATTCACTGAACTTCATCaccgccaacccagcccctcagtCCCAGCTCTCACCCAATGCCAAGGAGTTCGTGTACAACGGCGGTGGCTCGCCCAGCCTCTTCTTTGACGGGGCCGATGGCCCAGGCAGCGGCTCCCCAGCCTCCTTTGGGGGCAGCGGCGCTGGCACCTGCAACAGCAGCAGCTTCGACGTGGCCCAGGTGTTTGGTGGTGGTGCCAACAGCCTCTTTCTGGAGAAGACACCCTTCGTGGAAGGCCTCAGCTACAACCTGAACACCATGCAGTATCCCAGCCAGCCATTCCAGCCCGTCGTGCTGGCCAACTGA